The nucleotide window GTGGCTTTGGCTACGGGGGGACCGTTCACCAAATACCGATTGCTTACAAGGTAAAAATTCGACCACATATATACGTGAGAGAACTTTATACAGTTGGAATCTTCTGAATAATTTTTGTCCTGTGTgtcaaatctttaaaattcataataaatgaattttagtccatttcagttttaaataacTGATAAAAGTAGTTTACTGCATTGTTCAATTAGAAAATCTTAtaacgattttttaaaattattcttatgaatgtctttaattttatgtatattaaaataatatttagaattaaaaagatACTATATGGTTTTTACAGTGATATATCAAACGGCCGTGAACCGTATCCAGTGCCATGTGTGAATGAAGTGGATGATGAGCCGGTGCCGAGCGACTTCACCTATGTGTCGCGGCACATACACACGGAACAGATATACATTGACAACACGGTGCAGGCGACTcaggtatttaaaacatattcagttctaatttgtaataaattaaatcttcgattttttttaattatgaaaagaGTTTAATGTCACATAGACTATAGACAAACTAATACAGACtgtatgttgataaaaaagaaattaagtcATGATACTTGTCATATCGGCATTCGGCTTTCttacgatataatataattatactgtatatgaaaatgacagagctaaaaatagtacatttattttcattaaattgtctactaatacatatttttttctattagagCTGTGAATGCACAGATGGGCGATGCATGGGCACATGTGCCTGTGGTTTATTGAGCGTTCGTAGCTGGTATGTGGGTGACAGACTGACGCCGTCATTCCCACACCACGACCCACCTATGATCTTTGAGTGCAATCATACGTGCACATGCAACGTGGTAAGTATTAATATGACTTAATTATACCCTAAAAATGCATAAAAAGTGGAGAACAAAACTTactcaaattttttatttcatagaattctgacagctatcattttttgacatgtcagagatggcaaacctttttggccgggcatatttttcagtttcaatatttttatttgttagtaaatGTATCCATTTTAATAAGCTCCTCGTTAAAAGTGGCTTAACGGCGCGTGATAATTACCTCCCTTTACATCACAGATAGCAAAAAAAGGCAAAggtaaaacgtaaaaaatacgtagcattttatttttctagcTATATGACGGGTAAATGGGTCAAATTTGTCCGTTTTTCGGTGGAGAACTTTTTTTGTAGCAGCacttatgaaatgtcagaattctacggattaaaaaatcagagtattaaataaaagaaaataaataaaaagtttctttatttgacccaaaaacaaatactacattacatatattacaacattcattgtggtcaaccttatatataatagctcTATGAGCATCTATGAGCTCTAGCGTTTAAACTAGGCGTAGCCTGTACCTTAAACGCTAGTTTCTTCCAGTGTCATCAAGAAATTGGTCATTTAACCAAATGGAGGTGGAatcaaattgaaattgttGTAGTTAGTTAGATTGGTGTAAGTGTGAAAttcgacaaaatatttttattttaaatcttgtgaATGAGTGAACTTGGATATGAGATGAAGTTAGTATCGTTGTTTAGTAtggaaactaatatttattataaagatggtatttttatatttaatttacaacaatatattattattaagtctgaagtaagaaattgaaaaagaaaaaattaaaaaccttattttacTAAGTTATCGATAGGCCTCAGGAAGGGttggcttttttattttgttgcttattaaatttgacagAATCGTTGCACCAACCGCGTTGTAGGTCGCCTACAAACGCGTGGATCGATCGCCAGTCCAGTGCAAGTGTACCGAACTGTCCATCGTGGTTGGGGCCTTCGCACGCGACATCGAGTCAAACGCGGGGCCCTGGTAGTGCTATATTGTGGGGAACTACTCTCTTGCCCGACGGCAGATGCCAGGGCAATGGATCAATATATGTTTGCCTTGGATGTTAAGCAGGATTTAATTGAAgtaagagtttttttttaaattgtattatggaaaaaaacccaaatatggaccatggttagtttttttaatttattaggcACCCATTAATCTTGGATCCCCGAGCTTAGTAAATATTCACTaagaacataattttattcccGGAAAAagcatgtttttgtttaaatataatgtttttttatttatatttttgtctcaGCAATGTAACGACCAGACTCAGCTATGCGTTGACGCGGCAAAATATGGCAGTGCGGCGCGCTTCATAAACCACAGCTGTCGCCCGAATCTCGCTCCCGTACGAGTGTTCACAGAGTGTAGAGATCTACGCTTGCCAACTGTAGCTCTGTTTGCTTTGACTGATATAGCCGCAATGGAGGAACTCAcgttagtaatttttaatacggCAGGAAGGCTTTTGGACCAGTGATTTCAAAAAATTCGCCCATTATTTTCAATGCAATCTGTCATGAGTTTTTGTTTAGAATCTAAttgttattctttaaaaacttaaaatatttttttttacactaaatttagtattaaatttattgatttaataaatactatgaaCAGTAAGAAGTATACTGTTTTgattggtttaatttatttgataaaatttaattgcaaaataGTTTTAGTATGATACTACTACTATACAAATGCTgttcaaagttttttaaagttatttttttatagtaaatgaTGATTTAGATATTACCAAACTAACAAATTAATGCAATGTATAAGAactgaatattaatatataaactatatttttcagATTTGATTATGGTGACAAGTTTTGGTCTGTAAAATCAAAGTGGATGAAGTGTGAATGTGGCACACTAGAATGCAGATATCCTACAATATCTACTCCTGAAGACTTAGATGCATAgttatctattaaataatttttgagaagatttaattgtaaatattagtcATGatgaattgaataataatgaggaaatatacaattataaacacaAACGTTTTTttggattataataaaatgcttttaataaacttaatgtttgttttacttAAGTTTCCGAGACATGTTGCAGTGACAAAGGTTTTCTAGTCAATCATCAATATTTCCAAGTCCAGCTACATTTGAAATTGCAAACTTGAATCTGCAGTAATGTAAAAAGTGCACACTTATTTCCATTATGGAAGCTGTTATAAATGTGTACTAGATCTTGTTCAAACAGACATTATTTAAGTCAGTTTTAATAGTGAGGTATGATATATGGTGGTGTgatgtactttttttatttataataaaacttttaaatgtacTTTTCGATAGGCACAACTTAGTAACTTAACTTAGTgcataaaatacataacttctGTGTTTTCTAAATTTGACCCCCCAAGCATTAAATCACGCTTTTTTCACGTGGtaacttttatacaaattcatAATTCATATGGCGTTAGTAATATGGGGATTATTAATACAGGCCACattcttatattatagttttgatAATTGGTTACAAATAGTAGGTATCACAACTGGATCTGTCGTAATTCGTAAAGAGATTTTGTCTCTCTAAACTCTTATGCTCACAGATTACCTTGGTACTTGGAGGGGTAAAAGCCACATAAACGTCGATTGTTATGTCATTCTATCGTATTGTCAAAAtctgataaatttattcaattgcCATAGTCTGTAGTGAGTAGTGTCAGAGTccatagtcatagtcatattGTCTATGACATGATTTAAAAGTTACATGTTTAACGGtatgttttcataaatataaacttcgTGAATTAACTTGTTGATGTAATTGCTGTACTTGCGTTTATTTTTGCGTCATCATGAATGGAAACAGAGAATCTACGTCTAATAGCATAAAGTTTGCGCCAGTACCAATGTCTGCACTCCTTGCCAATTTGATGTCTCACCAAACTGATGATTTGGACTCCAGTTTTACCACGGATGAAAGTTTGAATGAGGATGATTCTTTAATTTGTGAAACTTTACCTAAAAAGGAAACATTACATACTCAAATAGGCGATCATTTCACTCCTCAGTGTAATATATCTAAAAGTATTAAGAGCTTTTCATCGGAAAGAAAATTATCTAATgctaataaagaaaatctaaTTGTTTCACAAGGCCGAAGAATTAAAGAATCACAAAGTGCTCGCAAACCTCCCAAATGCTATCTAAGCCCTATCGATGATGTTAGTGCAGAGAAGAAAAAATCTAATGATGTTTTGCTGCCTCTTAATACCAATAGTAAAATACCGCAAATTAAGCCTAATTCTACCCATAAAAGGACTCCTGAAATGATTAAATCTCAAAATAGTATGAGAAAAGCAAAAGTTGCTACTCCTGTAATAAAGTCTGGTATAAGAAAATTTACCCCAGGTTCAGCTAAACATAGTCAAAAGAAGGCTACACTTCCACAAGTTTTACAAAACAGGGATAAAGTAAAATGTGAGTTGTTTAGGCAGAAGCAGGTAGATGGTCCACCTCCTGACCCACCTGCACCTATGCAAGCACCTGTTACAACTTCAGTTCCTCAAAcacctattaataaaaagccaATGTCTGCATCTTATGTGGCAACCCCATCCTATCCACAAGGTGTGATTGGGAACAACAGTgctaataattcaaaaatactatttaaaacaacaagtaTCAAAGACAAGAAAtacatgtttataaaaaagttggGAACTGGTGGATCCAGTGAAGTTTACAAGGTTAATATTACTTtcaaataatgatttatactATAAATGCATACAGTTATTAGTTGCAAGAGATTTGTATCTTGCTCgtgtaaaatataagaatgacaatatttttcatacattctAATTGAtcttttgtttgtaatgttttatataagtattaattgaattttcttCAAATATTCAAGGTTTTAGAGGTAGGCACTTCATGTGAATATGCTGTTAAGTGTGTAAATCTTGCAATGGACCATGATCTGGCTCAAGGCTACATCAATGAAGTGAGATTGCTCCGAGAGCTTCAAAACTCAGAtagagttataaaattatatgactAGTGAGTAtacttatgttttaaaaacaagtaaattaattgtaaaagatTTTTGATTACATAACATTGACTtgtgaactggtagtaaatgtaaattaacaattaatttttttgacgttcataagtgtacttgtttacctagatgaataatttagtaataatgatatttttgtttgtttgtttgttttgttattaagttttGAACTATTGCAATGATCAAGAcacaatatagaaatattctATACTtatcacttaaaaaaatacaaaattccctacataatcattttattgaaactgttttagtttcttaaattaatttcaataattgtatcattaaatatattttgattcgtaactacacaatttatttacagtgAGTATGATAGACAGAACCAATTCCTCCGTATGGTACTCGAAGCAGGTGAGACAGATCTATCATCATTTCTCCGAGCTCGGGGTGCAGGCCTGCCCCCAGCTCTAGTCCTGCACTATTGGGAGGAAATGTTACATGctgtacattatatacatgAAAATGGTTAGttgaacttaataatttatattatatgtataaaagcATCATGCCTTTTTTCTGACAAAATTGTAACTGCACATGTAAACATAGAAATTATCAtctattattaacattatattttatttaatgtaatttaaaaaaaaattatcaattataaacTGGTAACATCACTTGCCGTTGCATCTTTTTCCCATTGATAGAATTAtgcagtattttaataattgaatatgtCTTTCAGGTGTTATCCATGCCGATTTAAAGCCAGCAAATTTTCTATTAGTATGTGGACAGCtgaaattaattgattttggtATTGCATCCGCTATAAGTGGTGACGCGACAAGTGTTGTACGAGCACAAGCGGCCGGGACCTATTCCTATATCAGTCCCGAAGCACTCATGGGCGGTGCAGGGGGTTATAATAATAGTGCTAATATTaaggtaaattttaatttatgattaccAAAGAATAATATTGTGAGAGTGAGTGATATTGCTTACAAATGTGTACtgcttatatgtatttaattgtgtCTTACGTATTACATTTCTTTGCAGATCTCATTCAAGTCAGATGTGTGGTCACTGGGCTGTATACTGTACAGTATGGTGTATGGTCGGACGCCATTTGGTCATATACCTAACTTGGCCAAGTTAGCAGCTATACTTGACCCTAATCATCGCATTGAATATTTGCCAGCTGAACGTTcgtataattacttattataagtcaagataataacaatatttattttgaaattcagCCAACCCGGGGCTTTAACCCGTGAccttttaatagttaaatagtTCAAAAGTTATACTTGgttattaaaaagagtttattgcgcctcatagtaattattttcacCAGTTGTTcttgatttgaaaatgttaaattttgaagttatacttttggcgttttaaggaaaaatgatgagagtaaatctTCGCgcacaataataataagcgcGCACTCTGTCACAACAAACTGGCACCCtaaagttagctatagtcaacattttagattttttgtgataaatattttttatttaactagaaaTGCGTTGTTATAAAACATGATATAAAACTCAATGAAttatatacctttttttttgttttgtttgtgttgttttatctacaaacgtagaatatttTCGAAAAGATTTGTTAGGccaaatattaagatttggtTTGATATGCTATGACAATATCATACACACTGTTTCAtcaagaatattaaataattgttttctttaatagaTCTGCCTTCATCACTTATATCAGCGCTAAAATGGTGCCTCACATACAACTCCCGGGCCCGGCCTTCCGTGCGAGAATTATTGGCAATTCGACATTTGCAGCCCCATGGAAGGCATTTGCCGGACTGTTTAATAGAAAAGGTCAAAGCTCATGTCAGCCCCGAAGAACTGCGACTTCTCCAGCAAGCTAGATTGTAAATATTCTAAGTCACTTGTATTAGACGTTGTGTCGATATTAAAGACAAATttccaaacaaaatatatgtatattgaataGGGATATGAAGAGAACTATGTATGACGTCTCGATCAACcacaatgaaattattttgtatatacgaAGAGCTAATCTTCGGTGgggttaaaatgtattaagcaGTGTCCACACTATGCCGCGGTAGGCCTGGCGGGCTAAGCCGGGCAGGGTACGTTCGGGTCGGCACGACGTCCACACCGAAAACGAAGCCGACCGGGTTATTTCTACCTACGTTATTTTGTTTCAACACGAATACTGGTGACTTAGTTGAAGAGTGCTTTttagaagtttttttaaagtgtccTTAAAGTGTTTACCGACTATGACGTCGCTATGTTAGCCATGGCTGTGGTGATACTCGCTTTAAATCAGCCCCCAAAAAGACGTCAAAGAAGATTTTGGATTAGCCCGAGCCTTATGAGAGGACGGCAGCTGTACAGGGTTAGCGAAttgaaagatttaattttggaAGAAGACCCGTTGAATTTAGAATACCGAAATGACGTTGGTTTCAGCAACTTTTTTCGAATGCAGCGGTCGGACTTTCAAATGCTacccaataaaattattcgtcTAGTTCGGTCGGAGGTTTAATTATAACTGAAGTCGGGGCCGCTCGGCACGTCCCCACTCTATATTTTTGCCGGCTCGGCTATGATCTGTACCTACTTTATGCGGGTTGGGATCGGCACGGCACGGGCCGGCATTTTCTAACCCGACAAAGCCGCCCGGGGTGTCTACATCAACGCGGCTTAGGCCGCCCGGGTCAGCCCGCCCGGCCTACCCCGGCATAGTATGGACCCAGCTTTAGCCATCAAGGCATATCTTATGGCTTGGTGATTTTAAGGAACATTTTAACGCTGCActattatagtattaaaaattgtgttaGTCAAGTAGcaattttttcttattgaCATCATATCTTCCTTATGACAGAGATTAGTGTGTAGTCTGTCACATTTAAGTCATTAGATAACCAAAACACAATTACAGGAAATTTCATGGCCTTCATAAAGAAAAGGAATGACGACTGTCAAATGCTTTTAACATCTGACAGTAATAATACCTAattctaagggcctgtttcacaatgtgtcgataaagtgccaaatagctatgcaacacgaaattattcgaaagataaaagttccgaataagatactttgcATTTCTCATGAaatatagcgctatctgacagtcgtgaaaggcaaaaatactgtttatcctaccaataagtaataaaaagctgatttggaacttatccggacattgtgaaacaggctctAAGTTTGATGAATTTAGTGAATTAGAAGGTGGCTTATAAATTTGAGCCTcggaaaacatttaaaatataggtatTCTTAACGTCTTGTCCCAAAATcaaaaacgtttttgacacACGGGTGACAAAATTAGACATATACACGTAACGTTTAAATGATCCGcgtaatgtaattttaatataatttttacatacaattataattaacatacaatatataatatagtaagtCAAAATTAGGTATTTTGtagtatagataataaacacactaaaatatataaatgttttagtgTGTTTTTTTAgtctaacattttatttactctaCTAGATCCGGTAGATACCGCTCttgaaatatgtaattattaatataccatCAGAAATAATTCAATGGACGAGTATAAGGGTATGATTGAGAATCTATAATAGTCGCATGGAAATCTTTGAATCTTAAGGAAAATATCATCAATATTgaaattgcataaaatattaaaacagctTGTTTGTGAACAGTGTGCtagtttgtatttaaattttaaaatcataatacagtaaaatattatccGACTTCGAATGGACTCGttatatttggtcgtaaaaaccgatagtcgacagccgatgacgttgttattaagaacctaatacaatagaattctgccgtgacctttgattttggtcaatataaacGGTattttgttctaaacgatgacGTCATAAACGGTTTTtactatatgtattataagaatttatattagaagcaatatttcataatttatttgtataacatttaataataccaaattgtatagatttgtatttatttcaattggatgtttctttaatatgttttgtaaataaacaaatttgtattGAATAATCAAACAGACGTTTCTTTTTCTACCATTCGTTTATAAGTAATCATAAaccttatataataactaaaaatgacATGTGGTCAATAGCTAGCTGGAAAAGAGGAAGTAAGCCTATTCAGGGTAAAGGCGCACGTTGGTACGCCAGGGAACGAGAGGGTCAAGAAGGTAATATGTCCGACATTAGCAGAAGAAGTGGCGGAAAAACTAAGGTCAAAACCTGAATACGCCGCATACCCCcattcatatataaaacatcaGATAAGGCAAAGGCCTCTAGAAGTATGGAATGAGCGCTACCTGGGGTGTGAAACAGCTGgaactacaaaattatttatcggCAATGTTAGAACTGCGTATAAGTAAAAAGCGTTTCACATCTCAGATGGCGTAAGTTCATGCACGACTTGGAGCAACAAATGCAGATGACTGTAGACGTAACGGCCTACAGGACATGTTAGTAAAGTATAAACCGTGCCTGGAACGGTTctgcgaaaaaattaatatataaaggtGGTAAACAAGATCGAAAGATCGGGTCTCGCGAGGAAATACGCCCCGGCTACATCGGTAATATTCCGATGTAGCCGATACACTATTTCacgaatatgtatataaatataacattttcgcGCCACAATGATCGTTCCCATACTCCTGCGCAACGGCTTAGACCAGTCCTTATAGACATTcgaaatcaaaaatttaataataattccaaaAGTTTCAAAGTTCGGTAAAGTGAATGGTACATTGGGACGACAATAAATCTCATTTTGCAACCTTGTCCGAAGTCCGGAACATTGTTAAAgttgcaattaaattaatttttgctgtACGgtcgtaaaaaaaaattccaaaaGTTCTGCAAACTTGGGGAAGTTTtcgatataatatttcatatcacGTATATAATTTGCAACCAATCTAAGTGTAcggaacattttttattattgaaaattaatgtttttttttattaaactgaatGAAAACGTTCCAAAAGTTCTGCAAATTTGACACATATATCGGAAAAATATACCGAACGATTGTATAAATTTGCAACCTTTTACGTTGACCGgaacatgtttatttatttacattttaattcatgGTCATATTTTCGAGTAAGGTGGTCTAGgaataattacaaaagtttTGAAACTTGGTTGCAAACTTCGAAAACATCTATTCTGATGCATTTACAAATTTGCAACCTCATACGCGATCCGGAActttatgcaatttttttattttttcaccttCAAGAAAATTTCCAAGTTCCAATCAAGTTTTTTTCACGACCGTacagcaaaaattaatttaattgcaattttaaCAATGTTCCGGATGCGGACAAGGTTGCaaaattttatagtttgttttaatacCATTCCCGAACTTACatcgaaatttgaaaattttaggAATTATGATGAATTAATTGTCTAGACTGACTGGACTAGCTGTGCATTTTCAGTAgatctgagaatcggctactatcaATCTGTCGAACCCCTAAGCGATAATGCGTGTGCACCCCAAAAAAATACCACGGGACAGCTAGTAACGCAATAAATTAACGTTTTCCAGTCAACATATCTAAttgactttatttaatattatttttaaaaagattcttGAATTAGAGCATGCAATTGACGATTATACGTAGATGACACTTTCtactttacaaataaaacacaaaagaaGTTCAAcgaatttattgaataattggatacaaaaaataaataaatcttaaagcAAGGcgatataagaatataaattacgaATAAAGCTCGCAAAATGCAATAAACGCTGATAAGGGTAGCTTCTGATCCCTCTGCTTA belongs to Pieris rapae chromosome 2, ilPieRapa1.1, whole genome shotgun sequence and includes:
- the LOC110991875 gene encoding dual specificity protein kinase Ttk codes for the protein MNGNRESTSNSIKFAPVPMSALLANLMSHQTDDLDSSFTTDESLNEDDSLICETLPKKETLHTQIGDHFTPQCNISKSIKSFSSERKLSNANKENLIVSQGRRIKESQSARKPPKCYLSPIDDVSAEKKKSNDVLLPLNTNSKIPQIKPNSTHKRTPEMIKSQNSMRKAKVATPVIKSGIRKFTPGSAKHSQKKATLPQVLQNRDKVKCELFRQKQVDGPPPDPPAPMQAPVTTSVPQTPINKKPMSASYVATPSYPQGVIGNNSANNSKILFKTTSIKDKKYMFIKKLGTGGSSEVYKVLEVGTSCEYAVKCVNLAMDHDLAQGYINEVRLLRELQNSDRVIKLYDYEYDRQNQFLRMVLEAGETDLSSFLRARGAGLPPALVLHYWEEMLHAVHYIHENGVIHADLKPANFLLVCGQLKLIDFGIASAISGDATSVVRAQAAGTYSYISPEALMGGAGGYNNSANIKISFKSDVWSLGCILYSMVYGRTPFGHIPNLAKLAAILDPNHRIEYLPAEHLPSSLISALKWCLTYNSRARPSVRELLAIRHLQPHGRHLPDCLIEKVKAHVSPEELRLLQQARL